A single region of the Enterobacter cloacae complex sp. R_G8 genome encodes:
- a CDS encoding IS481 family transposase, translating into MESLMPWDARDTMSLRTEFVLFASQDGANIRSLCRRFGISPATGYKWLRRWMEEGSSGLQDRPRIPHHSPNRSSDDITALLRMAHDRHERWGARKIKRWLEDQGHRMPAFSTVHNLMARHGLLPGTSPGIPATGRFEHDAPNRLWQIDFKGHFPFGGGRCHPLTLLDDHSRFSLCLAHCSDERRETVQQQLVSVFERYGLPDRMTMDNGAPWGDTTGTWTALELWLMRHGIRVGHSRPYHPQTQGKLERFHRSLKAEVLQGKWFASEGELQRAFDHWRTVYNLERPHEALDMAVPGSWYQPSARQYSGNITPPEYDEGVMVRKVDISGKLSVKGISLSAGKAFRGERVGLKEMQEDGRYEVWWYSTKVGVIDLKKKSITMGKGC; encoded by the coding sequence ATGGAGTCGCTTATGCCCTGGGATGCGAGAGATACCATGTCATTACGTACCGAGTTTGTTTTGTTCGCCTCGCAGGACGGGGCGAACATCCGTTCCCTCTGCCGTCGCTTCGGCATTTCACCTGCCACCGGCTACAAGTGGCTTCGTCGCTGGATGGAGGAAGGTTCCTCCGGCCTTCAGGACCGCCCGCGCATACCGCACCATTCCCCGAACCGCTCATCTGACGACATCACTGCCCTGCTGCGTATGGCCCATGACCGCCATGAACGCTGGGGCGCACGCAAGATAAAGCGCTGGCTGGAAGACCAGGGGCACCGTATGCCCGCCTTCAGCACCGTTCATAACCTGATGGCCCGTCACGGCCTGCTGCCGGGCACTTCACCGGGCATTCCCGCCACGGGACGGTTCGAACATGACGCGCCGAACCGGCTCTGGCAGATAGATTTTAAGGGCCACTTTCCCTTTGGCGGTGGCCGCTGCCATCCGCTCACCCTGCTGGATGACCACTCCCGTTTTTCTCTGTGCCTGGCGCACTGTAGCGATGAACGGCGTGAGACCGTGCAGCAACAGCTGGTCAGCGTGTTTGAACGCTACGGCCTGCCGGACAGGATGACGATGGACAACGGCGCCCCATGGGGAGACACCACCGGCACCTGGACGGCGCTGGAGCTGTGGCTGATGCGCCATGGTATCCGGGTGGGGCACTCCCGGCCGTATCATCCCCAGACGCAGGGCAAGCTGGAGCGTTTTCACCGCAGCCTGAAGGCGGAGGTGCTGCAGGGGAAGTGGTTCGCGAGCGAGGGCGAACTGCAGCGCGCCTTCGACCACTGGAGGACGGTCTATAACCTTGAACGCCCGCATGAGGCGCTGGATATGGCGGTACCGGGCTCGTGGTATCAGCCGTCAGCACGGCAGTACAGCGGCAACATAACACCCCCGGAGTATGACGAGGGCGTGATGGTCAGGAAAGTGGATATCAGCGGAAAGCTGAGCGTGAAAGGGATAAGTCTGAGTGCAGGCAAGGCGTTCAGGGGAGAGCGGGTCGGGCTGAAGGAGATGCAGGAAGACGGCCGCTACGAGGTGTGGTGGTACAGCACAAAAGTGGGGGTGATCGACCTGAAGAAAAAGTCGATCACCATGGGTAAAGGATGTTAA
- the rplM gene encoding 50S ribosomal protein L13 → MKTFTAKPETVQRDWYVVDATGKTLGRLATELARRLRGKHKAEYTPHVDTGDYIIVLNAEKVAVTGNKREDKMYYHHTGHIGGIKEATFEEMIARRPERVIEIAVKGMLPKGPLGRAMFRKLKVYAGNEHNHAAQQPQVLDI, encoded by the coding sequence ATGAAAACTTTTACAGCTAAACCAGAAACCGTACAACGCGACTGGTATGTTGTTGACGCGACCGGTAAAACTCTGGGCCGTCTGGCTACTGAACTGGCTCGTCGCCTGCGCGGTAAGCACAAAGCGGAATACACTCCGCACGTTGATACTGGTGACTACATCATCGTTCTGAACGCAGAAAAAGTTGCTGTAACCGGCAACAAGCGCGAAGATAAAATGTACTACCACCACACTGGCCACATCGGTGGTATCAAAGAAGCGACCTTTGAAGAGATGATTGCTCGCCGTCCTGAGCGTGTGATTGAAATCGCGGTTAAAGGCATGCTGCCAAAAGGCCCGCTGGGTCGTGCTATGTTCCGTAAACTGAAAGTTTACGCAGGTAACGAGCACAACCACGCGGCACAGCAACCGCAAGTTCTTGACATCTAA
- the rpsI gene encoding 30S ribosomal protein S9 → MAENQYYGTGRRKSSAARVFIKPGNGKIVINQRSLEQYFGRETARMVVRQPLELVDMVEKLDLYITVKGGGISGQAGAIRHGITRALMEYDESLRSELRKAGFVTRDARQVERKKVGLRKARRRPQFSKR, encoded by the coding sequence ATGGCTGAAAATCAATACTACGGCACTGGTCGCCGCAAAAGTTCCGCAGCTCGCGTTTTCATCAAACCGGGCAACGGTAAAATCGTTATCAACCAGCGTTCTCTGGAACAGTACTTCGGTCGCGAAACTGCCCGCATGGTAGTTCGCCAGCCGCTGGAACTGGTTGATATGGTAGAAAAACTGGATCTGTACATCACCGTTAAAGGTGGTGGTATCTCCGGTCAGGCAGGTGCGATCCGTCACGGTATCACCCGCGCTCTGATGGAGTACGACGAATCCCTGCGTTCTGAACTGCGTAAAGCTGGCTTCGTTACTCGTGACGCTCGTCAGGTTGAACGTAAGAAAGTGGGTCTGCGTAAAGCACGTCGTCGTCCACAGTTCTCCAAACGTTAA